GGACGAGGTGCTCGTCAGTAGTGGGAGTATCCTCGTTTACGGGATGAGGCGTGTAATGGCGcgtttttggttttgtaTTCGTTGTAGGTATCAAGCAGAAGTGCATACCCTCGATGGGTTTTGCCGAGGAAATGGTCTGCTAATCGCTTGTCGTTATCCAGTCGACTGAGATATGCGCTGCAGATTTCACACACTTGTAGTTTCTGGAACCCCGAGAACCCACTCACGTCCGACAGCGCTTTGATCTCCgtgttgatattgtttttcTCCATTCGCAGTCGTTCTAAATTATTCAGTTCTTGTAATGCTTTTGTGATATGTCCTTGCTCTGCCAACAACTCGATTTCTTGTAATGACATGGTAATAGCTGTAGTCAGCGTCTCGAGATCTCGAGTCGCCTGGTTGATTTTCTCCATATCTTCTGGCGTCTT
The Sugiyamaella lignohabitans strain CBS 10342 chromosome A, complete sequence genome window above contains:
- the LUC7 gene encoding Luc7p (Essential protein associated with the U1 snRNP complex; splicing factor involved in recognition of 5' splice site; contains two zinc finger motifs; N-terminal zinc finger binds pre-mRNA; relocalizes to the cytosol in response to hypoxia; GO_component: GO:0005685 - U1 snRNP [Evidence IEA]; GO_component: GO:0005685 - U1 snRNP [Evidence IGI,IMP] [PMID 10500099]; GO_component: GO:0071004 - U2-type prespliceosome [Evidence IDA] [PMID 16618970]; GO_component: GO:0005829 - cytosol [Evidence IDA] [PMID 22932476]; GO_component: GO:0005634 - nucleus [Evidence IEA,IEA]; GO_component: GO:0005634 - nucleus [Evidence IDA] [PMID 22932476]; GO_component: GO:0030529 - ribonucleoprotein complex [Evidence IEA]; GO_component: GO:0005681 - spliceosomal complex [Evidence IEA]; GO_function: GO:0003729 - mRNA binding [Evidence IEA]; GO_function: GO:0003729 - mRNA binding [Evidence IDA,IMP] [PMID 17726058]; GO_process: GO:0008380 - RNA splicing [Evidence IEA]; GO_process: GO:0006397 - mRNA processing [Evidence IEA]; GO_process: GO:0006376 - mRNA splice site selection [Evidence IEA]; GO_process: GO:0006376 - mRNA splice site selection [Evidence IGI,IMP] [PMID 10500099]), which translates into the protein MAAEQRKLLEQLMGRDALDSRRPVRAERIDLYDPKICKSFLLGGCFYDFFPGVKQIGRCPRMHAEKYRLEYLNQVKNGVKFPDFDLEHERTLEHHINELQQRIDVANKRLDKTPEDMEKINQATRDLETLTTAITMSLQEIELLAEQGHITKALQELNNLERLRMEKNNINTEIKALSDVSGFSGFQKLQVCEICSAYLSRLDNDKRLADHFLGKTHRGYALLLDTYNEYKTKNAPLHASSRKRGYSHY